The Pyrus communis chromosome 9, drPyrComm1.1, whole genome shotgun sequence genome has a segment encoding these proteins:
- the LOC137744939 gene encoding serine/threonine-protein kinase-like protein CCR1, which translates to MQTQQALSGFSRSVPPLLLLLLLCSTSASGFGSMGPISASFGKDGFFCAIDASGKQGVVCWGFNSSPSTSPSASSSSSASFSNIPAMAALSGGENFLCGILANSSQAYCWSSVSPGIDLVPLPFKSTAYSHIAAGKSHVCAIKGSYYSDHEYGTVDCWEIFETSNRSLSSKQSTLFSDQAIANLVFKGVVSGEGFSCGAVRDGGLICWGPNSSNLSVSGPVLQNFTALASGRASICGISDFGELHCWGDADLLDGHPNGTQYVSLTAGDHHFCGIRQDNHRVECWGMFNSSLIPKASGFMAIASSDYTTCGIREDDLVIDCWAANVTSSPTDYDPPLELCSPGLCTPGSCGQGEFAFNASTLNEVDLTSLCVRKDLTICSSCGSNCSEGFFLSSSCTQHADRVCTACSLCQNSSCWDICGLQTPPEMRKKLWNHVRRLVIIFGSSALGFLLILICWCLLPRLTSRKKEGSKKQFKSCIGKAELEADNNEDPNPPPSVIPCPGIAQVFRLSELKDATNGFKEFNELGRGSFGFVYKAVLADGQQVAVKRANAATIIHTNSRDFEMELEVLSKIRHCNIVNLLGYCSEMGERLLVYEYMAHGTLYDHLHGGLSALNWSLRLKIAMQAAKGLEYLHKEFVPPIVHCNVKTSNILLDAEWSARIADFGLLTSNDRDLNGDLASDVYNFGVVLLEILSGRKAYDRDYTPPSIVEWALPLIKQNKAAAIIDRDIALPRNVEPLLKLADIAGLAVKENPTERPTMSDIASWLEHIVKDGLTL; encoded by the coding sequence ATGCAAACCCAGCAAGCCCTTTCTGGGTTCTCTCGGTCCGTACCTCCTCTGCTTCTCCTCCTGCTCTTATGCTCCACCTCCGCATCTGGGTTCGGATCAATGGGACCCATCTCGGCCTCTTTCGGCAAAGATGGCTTCTTTTGCGCCATAGACGCTAGCGGCAAGCAGGGCGTGGTTTGTTGGGGGTTCAACAGCTCTCCATCGACGTCGCCTTCGGCGTCATCCTCGTCCTCCGCCTCTTTCAGCAACATTCCGGCGATGGCTGCTCTCTCCGGcggtgaaaattttctttgtgGTATTTTAGCGAACTCCTCGCAGGCGTACTGTTGGAGCTCCGTTTCCCCAGGTATAGATCTTGTTCCTCTACCATTCAAGTCCACTGCTTACTCTCATATTGCTGCTGGGAAGAGCCATGTGTGTGCTATTAAAGGGTCGTATTACTCTGATCACGAATATGGAACTGTAGATTGCTGGGAAATTTTTGAAACTTCGAATAGAAGCTTGAGTTCGAAACAGAGCACTCTGTTTTCTGACCAGGCAATTGCTAACCTTGTCTTCAAAGGGGTTGTTTCTGGTGAAGGGTTTAGCTGTGGGGCTGTTAGAGATGGAGGGCTGATTTGTTGGGGGCCAAATTCTTCGAATTTAAGCGTTTCGGGTCCCGTACTACAGAATTTCACAGCTTTAGCTTCAGGGAGGGCCTCAATCTGTGGAATTTCAGATTTTGGTGAGTTGCATTGTTGGGGTGATGCTGATTTGTTGGATGGTCATCCAAATGGAACTCAGTATGTGTCTTTGACTGCTGGTGATCATCATTTTTGCGGGATTCGACAAGATAATCACAGAGTGGAGTGTTGGGGGATGTTTAACTCCTCTTTGATTCCAAAGGCTTCCGGATTTATGGCGATTGCCTCGTCGGATTATACCACTTGTGGGATCAGGGAAGATGATTTGGTGATTGATTGTTGGGCTGCCAATGTAACTTCCTCCCCAACCGATTATGATCCTCCATTGGAATTGTGCAGTCCAGGTCTTTGCACTCCTGGTTCTTGTGGGCAAGGTGAGTTTGCTTTCAATGCTAGCACACTCAATGAGGTTGATTTGACAAGCTTGTGTGTGCGAAAAGATCTGACGATTTGTTCCTCGTGTGGGTCAAATTGTTCCGAAGGATTCTTCTTGTCTAGTTCATGTACTCAACATGCTGATAGAGTGTGCACAGCTTGCTCTCTTTGCCAAAACAGCTCTTGTTGGGATATTTGTGGGCTTCAAACACCTCCAGAAATGAGGAAGAAGCTCTGGAATCATGTGCGTAGGTTGGTGATCATATTCGGGTCTTCTGCTTTGGGTTTTTTGTTGATATTAATTTGTTGGTGCCTTCTTCCCCGTTTAACTTCTCGAAAAAAGGAAGGGAGCAAAAAGCAGTTTAAATCTTGCATTGGGAAAGCAGAGTTGGAAGCTGACAATAATGAGGATCCAAACCCTCCTCCATCCGTGATTCCCTGTCCTGGGATTGCTCAAGTGTTCCGTCTCTCAGAGCTAAAAGACGCCACCAACGGATTCAAGGAGTTTAACGAGCTTGGCAGGGGAAGTTTTGGCTTTGTTTACAAAGCTGTGCTAGCAGATGGACAGCAAGTTGCAGTCAAGAGAGCAAATGCTGCCACTATAATTCACACAAACAGTCGAGACTTTGAAATGGAATTAGAGGTCCTTAGCAAAATCCGCCACTGTAACATTGTAAACTTATTGGGTTACTGCTCAGAGATGGGGGAAAGGCTGCTTGTATATGAGTATATGGCCCACGGGACGCTTTATGATCATCTCCATGGCGGGCTTTCAGCCCTGAATTGGAGCCTCCGGTTGAAAATTGCAATGCAGGCTGCAAAGGGGCTTGAGTACCTTCACAAGGAATTTGTGCCTCCCATTGTTCATTGCAATGTCAAGACCTCGAACATTCTTTTAGACGCTGAATGGAGTGCGCGGATTGCAGATTTCGGACTCCTTACATCTAATGACAGGGATCTCAATGGAGATTTAGCAAGTGATGTTTACAACTTTGGAGTAGTACTGCTAGAGATTCTCAGTGGAAGGAAAGCTTATGACAGAGATTACACTCCGCCAAGTATAGTCGAATGGGCACTGCCTTTAATCAAACAGAACAAGGCAGCTGCCATAATCGACCGTGATATAGCTCTCCCGAGGAATGTTGAGCCTTTGCTCAAGCTTGCTGATATAGCAGGACTGGCGGTAAAGGAAAATCCAACCGAGCGTCCTACAATGTCGGATATTGCATCTTGGTTGGAGCACATTGTGAAAGATGGTTTGACCTTGTAG
- the LOC137744941 gene encoding putative serine/threonine-protein kinase: protein MKFPLPCTDCFCSSPPKAIERSMQDGQNPENFRIFSCKELKSATNGFHSSNKLGEGGFGSVYKGQLRDGSLVAVKVLSVELESMRGEREFIAELAALSVIRHENLVRLHGCCVDGAARYLVYDYMENNSLTHTLLGGEKNRMRFSWEARRGISIGVARGLAYLHDEVDPHILHRDIKSSNILLDKNFIPKVGDFGLSKLLRDNHSHVSTRVAGTIGYLAPEYAISGRLTRKSDVYSFGVLLLEIVSGQAVVDFDMQLGEQYLVQKVWEAHMAGTLVQLVDPTLQMNFPSDEAIRFLKVGLLCVQERAKHRPRMSNVVEMLSGEEDIKDSHILQPGLVSDFMDIKTRQENSYDRSTFSKASTSSSTQNQYKSEDYVLSL from the exons ATGAAGTTCCCGCTTCCTTGCACAGATTGCTTCTGCTCCTCACCTCCAAAGGCCATTGAGAGAAGTATGCAAG ATGGTCAAAATCCAGAAAACTTCAGAATTTTCTCTTGCAAGGAGTTGAAGTCTGCCACCAATGGCTTCCATTCCTCTAACAAGCTTGGAGAAGGCGGATTTGGCTCTGTTTATAAG GGTCAGCTTAGAGATGGGAGCCTTGTGGCTGTGAAAGTTCTTTCCGTTGAACTCGAATCGatgagaggagagagggagTTCATAGCAGAATTGGCTGCTCTGTCTGTAATCAGACATGAGAATCTTGTTAGGCTTCATGGTTGTTGTGTTGATGGAGCTGCAAGATATCTGGTCTATGATTACATGGAAAACAATAGCCTCACACACACCTTACTTG GTGGAGAGAAAAACCGGATGAGGTTTAGTTGGGAGGCAAGACGGGGTATTTCGATAGGAGTAGCTCGAGGACTTGCCTATCTACACGACGAGGTTGATCCTCACATTCTGCATAGGGACATTAAATCCAGCAACATTCTTCTTGATAAGAATTTCATACCGAAAGTAGGCGATTTTGGGTTATCGAAGTTGTTAAGGGACAACCATTCTCACGTTAGCACTCGTGTAGCGGGGACAAT AGGTTATCTTGCTCCAGAATATGCAATTAGCGGGCGTTTGACGCGAAAATCAGATGTCTATAGCTTCGGAGTGCTGTTGCTGGAAATTGTCAGCGGCCAAGCAGTTGTGGATTTTGACATGCAACTTGGGGAGCAGTACCTGGTTCAGAAg GTATGGGAAGCACACATGGCCGGAACCCTTGTACAACTAGTTGATCCTACGCTTCAGATGAACTTTCCTTCGGACGAAGCCATCAGATTCTTGAAGGTAGGCCTACTTTGTGTGCAAGAAAGGGCCAAACACCGGCCGCGAATGTCAAATGTGGTTGAGATGTTGTCCGGCGAGGAAGACATCAAGGACTCTCATATTTTGCAACCCGGGCTTGTTTCGGATTTCATGGACATCAAAACGAGGCAAGAGAACTCATATGATCGTAGCACTTTCTCCAAGGCCTCTACATCTAGCAGCACACAAAATCAGTATAAATCTGAGGATTATGTGTTGTCCTTGTAA